The following are from one region of the Stanieria sp. NIES-3757 genome:
- the rfbC gene encoding dTDP-4-dehydrorhamnose 3,5-epimerase, translated as MKIISTKIPDVIIIEPQVFGDERGFFLESYNEKTFAQKTGIQEKFVQDNHSRSAKNVLRGLHYQIQQPQGKLVRVVIGEVFDVAVDLRKSSPTFGEWVSCILSAENKKLLWVPPGFAHGFLVLSEIADFLYKTTDYYAPEYERAILWNDPTLNIDWPLQTTPHLSAKDLAAQTLQTAEVFL; from the coding sequence ATGAAGATAATTAGCACTAAAATCCCTGACGTTATCATTATTGAACCACAAGTGTTTGGCGACGAGCGCGGTTTTTTCCTGGAAAGTTACAATGAGAAAACTTTTGCCCAAAAAACTGGTATTCAAGAGAAATTTGTCCAAGATAATCACTCTCGTTCTGCTAAAAACGTTCTCAGAGGATTACATTATCAAATTCAACAACCTCAAGGAAAATTAGTCCGAGTAGTTATTGGAGAAGTGTTTGATGTAGCTGTGGATCTAAGAAAAAGTTCTCCTACCTTTGGCGAGTGGGTAAGCTGCATCTTGAGTGCAGAAAATAAAAAATTATTGTGGGTGCCTCCAGGATTTGCTCATGGTTTTTTAGTTTTGTCGGAAATCGCCGATTTTCTCTATAAAACTACTGACTACTACGCCCCTGAGTACGAAAGAGCAATTCTTTGGAATGATCCTACTCTCAACATTGATTGGCCACTACAAACTACTCCTCACCTTTCGGCAAAAGATCTAGCAGCCCAAACTTTACAAACAGCCGAGGTATTTTTATGA
- a CDS encoding hopanoid-associated sugar epimerase: MRAFVTGGTGFVGSNLVRLLLQQGYKVKVLVRFSSRLDNLDSLDIETVEGDLNDSNLSQQMQGCQVLFHVAAHYSLWQASKKQLYQDNVLGTRNLLQAAHQAGIERIVYTSSVAAIGVGKNGIPVNETYQSPVNQLVGDYKKSKYYAEQEAVKACKLGQDLVIVNPSTPIGVWDIKPTPTGEMIVRFLRRKMPFYVDTGLNLIDVKDVAWGHLLALEKGRSGDRYILGNQNITLKALLAKLSVITGLPAPQKTIPYWIPYTVAWLDERVLSLFGKQPSIPLDGVRMSRQKMYYDATKAITELGLPQSSIDLALENAVNWFSRPS; this comes from the coding sequence ATGCGTGCTTTTGTAACAGGTGGAACTGGTTTTGTTGGGTCTAATTTAGTTCGACTACTGCTACAACAAGGATATAAAGTAAAAGTTTTAGTCCGTTTTAGCAGTCGTTTGGATAATCTAGACTCTTTAGACATCGAAACCGTTGAAGGAGATTTGAACGACTCTAATTTATCCCAACAGATGCAGGGATGCCAGGTGTTATTTCATGTTGCTGCTCATTATTCTTTGTGGCAGGCTAGTAAAAAACAATTGTATCAAGATAATGTTTTAGGTACACGTAATCTTCTGCAAGCAGCCCATCAAGCAGGTATTGAGCGTATTGTTTATACAAGTTCGGTAGCAGCAATTGGGGTGGGAAAAAATGGCATTCCAGTTAATGAAACTTATCAAAGTCCTGTAAATCAATTGGTAGGTGATTATAAAAAATCAAAATATTATGCCGAGCAAGAAGCTGTTAAAGCTTGTAAACTAGGCCAAGATCTAGTGATCGTTAATCCTAGTACTCCGATTGGGGTGTGGGATATTAAACCTACTCCTACTGGAGAAATGATTGTGCGTTTTTTGCGCCGAAAAATGCCTTTTTATGTTGATACTGGTTTGAATCTTATTGATGTTAAAGATGTAGCTTGGGGACATTTATTAGCCTTAGAAAAAGGTCGTTCAGGCGATCGCTATATTTTGGGTAATCAAAATATTACTCTCAAAGCATTATTAGCAAAACTTTCAGTTATTACAGGTTTACCAGCACCACAAAAGACTATTCCTTATTGGATACCTTATACTGTGGCTTGGCTTGATGAACGAGTTTTAAGTTTGTTTGGTAAACAACCCTCAATTCCTTTAGACGGGGTACGAATGTCCAGACAAAAAATGTATTACGACGCAACTAAAGCAATCACAGAGTTAGGTTTACCTCAATCTTCAATTGATTTAGCTTTAGAAAATGCTGTCAATTGGTTTTCTCGCCCTAGCTAA